The following coding sequences lie in one Cucurbita pepo subsp. pepo cultivar mu-cu-16 chromosome LG13, ASM280686v2, whole genome shotgun sequence genomic window:
- the LOC111808518 gene encoding transcriptional corepressor SEUSS-like isoform X1 produces the protein MATSGPPTPMGGGAQSVSPSLLRSNSGLIGIQGGLQPSQAAFSSLVSPRNQFNNMNMVGNMSNVSSLLNQSFGNGAPNSGLPCPGSSHTGAEPDPLSGVGNGTSFNNPSSSFVASNMTNPVSSVQGHNPQFSNLSSSQMLSDQQQSQQLEPQNFQHSQQSMEQFSAHQSNQQPQFHAIRGLNGVGPVKLEPQATSNDQLGQQQQQHLQTLRNLVPVKLESQRLQSLRGLTPVKMEPQLSDQSLFLQQQQQHQLQQPQSQQFLHMSRQPSQAAAAQINLMHQQRLLQLQQQHQQQHLLKSMPPQRPQLQQHYQQQNLSLRSPVKPGYEPGMCARRLTHYMYHQQHRPEDNNIDFWRKFVNEYFAPHAKKKWCVSMYGSGRQTTGVFPQDVWHCEICNRKPGRGFEATAEVLPRLFKIKYESGTMEELLYLDMPREYHNASGQIVLDYAKAIQESVFEQLRVVRDGQLRIVFSPDLKICSWEFCARRHEELIPRRLLIPQVSHLGAAAQKYQSAIQNASSNLSTPELQNNCNMFVASARQLAKALEVPLVNDLGYTKRYVRCLQISEVVNSMKDLIDYSKEARIGPMDSLAKFPRRTSSSSVLTNHAQVSNEQQQQQSSIAHHSNNNQGPVQASAVQLTGSNGVASVNNMANQPSTSNSASTIAGLLHQNSINSRQQNSLADASNSYGGSSVQIPSPGSSSTIPPTQLNPSTFQPPTPSSSNNLSQLSHAAVRNGNQMSAANSPANVSIQQPALSGDADPSDTQSSVQKILQEMMMNNQMNSPTSLVGVGSVVNDMKNVNGVLPTSNPGLNNGNCIGGNGATNSGSGMGGGGYGSMGSGLGQPAMVNGMRTAMGNNSIMNRRIGMASLALEQSMNGQQPQDMGNQLLSGLGAVNGFSNLQFDWKPSP, from the exons ATGGCAACATCGGGGCCACCCACCCCTATGGGTGGCGGTGCACAGTCTGTTTCACCCTCACTTCTGCGATCTAATTCTGGATTGATAGGAATTCAAGGGGGTCTGCAGCCTTCTCAGGCAGCCTTTTCTTCACTTGTATCGCCTCGCAATCAGTTCAATAATATGAATATGGTCGGTAATATGTCCAATGTGTCATCTCTCCTTAATCAATCATTTGGAAATGGGGCTCCTAATTCTGGACTTCCATGTCCTGGCAGTAGCCACACTGGTGCGGAGCCAGATCCCCTTTCCGGTGTTGGCAATGGAACGAGCTTTAATAATCCTTCATCATCATTTGTAGCATCCAATATGACAAACCCTGTTTCGTCCGTTCAGGGGCATAATCCACAATTTTCTAACCTTTCTAGCAGTCAGATGTTATCAGATCAACAGCAGTCGCAACAGCTAGAGCCCCAGAACTTCCAACATAGTCAACAGTCTATGGAACAGTTTTCTGCACATCAGAGCAATCAACAACCACAATTTCATGCAATTCGAGGGTTGAATGGTGTTGGACCTGTAAAGTTGGAGCCTCAAGCGACCAGCAATGATCAACTTggacagcagcagcagcagcatttGCAAACGTTGAGAAACCTTGTTCCTGTGAAATTGGAATCACAAAGACTTCAGTCACTGAGAGGTTTGACACCAGTTAAAATGGAACCCCAACTATCGGACCAGTCATTATTtctgcagcagcagcagcagcatcaaCTACAACAACCACAATCGCAACAATTTCTCCATATGTCTAGACAGCCCTCTCAGGCAGCGGCTGCTCAAATTAATCTAATGCACCAACAAAGGCTTTTGCAATTGCAACAACAACATCAGCAACAACATCTCTTAAAAAGTATGCCTCCTCAACGGCCACAATTGCAACAACATTATCAACAGCAGAACCTTTCTCTGAGATCTCCTGTAAAACCAGGATATGAACCTGGAATGTGTGCCCGGCGTCTGACTCATTACATGTATCACCAGCAACACAGACCTGAA GACAACAATATAGATTTCTGGAGGAAATTTGTTAACGAGTACTTTGCACCCCATGCCAAGAAGAAGTGGTGCGTTTCCATGTATGGAAGTGGGCGACAAACAACTGGCGTTTTCCCTCAG gATGTATGGCACTGTGAAATATGCAACCGCAAGCCTGGGCGTGGCTTTG AAGCAACTGCTGAAGTTCTTCCCAGACTTTTTAAGATCAAGTATGAAAGTGGTACAATGGAGGAACTACTGTACCTTGACATGCCTCGTGAATATCATAATGCATCTGGTCAGATTGTCCTGGATTATGCAAAAGCGATACAGGAAAGTGTTTTTGAGCAACTTCGTGTTGTTCGCGATGGCCAACTTCGAATTGTTTTTTCTCCAGACCTTAAG ATATGCTCATGGGAATTCTGTGCTCGACGGCATGAGGAACTTATACCTAGGAGATTATTGATACCTCAG GTTAGCCACCTTGGAGCGGCAGCTCAAAAGTACCAGTCTGCCATTCAAAACGCATCATCCAATTTATCAACTCCTGAATTGCAAAACAATTGTAACAT GTTTGTGGCTTCAGCACGACAATTAGCTAAAGCCTTGGAAGTTCCGCTGGTAAATGACTTGGGATATACAAAGAGATACGTACGTTGTCTACAG ATATCCGAAGTGGTTAATAGCATGAAGGACTTGATTGATTACAGCAAAGAAGCAAGGATTGGGCCAATGG ATAGTCTAGCCAAGTTTCCTCGGAGGACTAGTTCATCATCAGTGCTTACAAATCATGCTCAAGTTTCTAATGAGCAGCAACAACAGCAATCATCCATAGCCCATCACTCAAATAACAACCAGGGTCCTGTCCAGGCTTCTGCAGTGCAGCTTACGGGTAGCAATGGCGTGGCCAGTGTAAATAACATGGCCAACCAACCCTCAACATCAAACTCAGCGAGCACCATTGCTGGGCTTCTTCACCAGAATTCTATTAATTCCAGACAGCAGAACTCTTTGGCTGATGCTAGCAACTCATATGGGGGAAGTTCTGTTCAGATTCCATCTCCTGGTTCTTCCAGTACAATTCCACCTACGCAACTGAACCCTTCTACATTCCAGCCACCGACACCTTCATCATCTAACAATCTTTCACAACTATCGCATGCAGCTGTGAGGAATGGCAATCAGATGAGTGCTGCTAATTCTCCGGCAAATGTCTCTATACAACAACCTGCCTTATCTGGAGATGCTGATCCTAGTGATACACAGTCCTCCGTGCAAAAGATCTTACaagagatgatgatgaataaTCAAATGAATAGTCCGACAAGTCTGGTTGGTGTTGGTTCGGTGGtcaatgatatgaaaaacgtGAATGGGGTCTTACCTACAAGTAATCCAGGTCTCAACAACGGGAATTGTATTGGGGGAAACGGAGCAACCAACAGTGGCTCAGGAATGGGAGGAGGTGGATATGGATCAATGGGGAGTGGGCTTGGTCAGCCTGCCATGGTTAATGGAATGAGGACTGCAATGGGAAATAACTCCATTATGAACAGACGAATAGGAATGGCATCGCTCGCTCTTGAACAAAGCATGAATGGTCAACAACCGCAGGATATGGGAAACCAGCTTCTTAGTGGACTAGGAGCTGTGAATGGCTTTAGTAATCTCCAATTCGACTGGAAGCCGTCCCCATGA
- the LOC111808518 gene encoding transcriptional corepressor SEUSS-like isoform X2: MTNPVSSVQGHNPQFSNLSSSQMLSDQQQSQQLEPQNFQHSQQSMEQFSAHQSNQQPQFHAIRGLNGVGPVKLEPQATSNDQLGQQQQQHLQTLRNLVPVKLESQRLQSLRGLTPVKMEPQLSDQSLFLQQQQQHQLQQPQSQQFLHMSRQPSQAAAAQINLMHQQRLLQLQQQHQQQHLLKSMPPQRPQLQQHYQQQNLSLRSPVKPGYEPGMCARRLTHYMYHQQHRPEDNNIDFWRKFVNEYFAPHAKKKWCVSMYGSGRQTTGVFPQDVWHCEICNRKPGRGFEATAEVLPRLFKIKYESGTMEELLYLDMPREYHNASGQIVLDYAKAIQESVFEQLRVVRDGQLRIVFSPDLKICSWEFCARRHEELIPRRLLIPQVSHLGAAAQKYQSAIQNASSNLSTPELQNNCNMFVASARQLAKALEVPLVNDLGYTKRYVRCLQISEVVNSMKDLIDYSKEARIGPMDSLAKFPRRTSSSSVLTNHAQVSNEQQQQQSSIAHHSNNNQGPVQASAVQLTGSNGVASVNNMANQPSTSNSASTIAGLLHQNSINSRQQNSLADASNSYGGSSVQIPSPGSSSTIPPTQLNPSTFQPPTPSSSNNLSQLSHAAVRNGNQMSAANSPANVSIQQPALSGDADPSDTQSSVQKILQEMMMNNQMNSPTSLVGVGSVVNDMKNVNGVLPTSNPGLNNGNCIGGNGATNSGSGMGGGGYGSMGSGLGQPAMVNGMRTAMGNNSIMNRRIGMASLALEQSMNGQQPQDMGNQLLSGLGAVNGFSNLQFDWKPSP; the protein is encoded by the exons ATGACAAACCCTGTTTCGTCCGTTCAGGGGCATAATCCACAATTTTCTAACCTTTCTAGCAGTCAGATGTTATCAGATCAACAGCAGTCGCAACAGCTAGAGCCCCAGAACTTCCAACATAGTCAACAGTCTATGGAACAGTTTTCTGCACATCAGAGCAATCAACAACCACAATTTCATGCAATTCGAGGGTTGAATGGTGTTGGACCTGTAAAGTTGGAGCCTCAAGCGACCAGCAATGATCAACTTggacagcagcagcagcagcatttGCAAACGTTGAGAAACCTTGTTCCTGTGAAATTGGAATCACAAAGACTTCAGTCACTGAGAGGTTTGACACCAGTTAAAATGGAACCCCAACTATCGGACCAGTCATTATTtctgcagcagcagcagcagcatcaaCTACAACAACCACAATCGCAACAATTTCTCCATATGTCTAGACAGCCCTCTCAGGCAGCGGCTGCTCAAATTAATCTAATGCACCAACAAAGGCTTTTGCAATTGCAACAACAACATCAGCAACAACATCTCTTAAAAAGTATGCCTCCTCAACGGCCACAATTGCAACAACATTATCAACAGCAGAACCTTTCTCTGAGATCTCCTGTAAAACCAGGATATGAACCTGGAATGTGTGCCCGGCGTCTGACTCATTACATGTATCACCAGCAACACAGACCTGAA GACAACAATATAGATTTCTGGAGGAAATTTGTTAACGAGTACTTTGCACCCCATGCCAAGAAGAAGTGGTGCGTTTCCATGTATGGAAGTGGGCGACAAACAACTGGCGTTTTCCCTCAG gATGTATGGCACTGTGAAATATGCAACCGCAAGCCTGGGCGTGGCTTTG AAGCAACTGCTGAAGTTCTTCCCAGACTTTTTAAGATCAAGTATGAAAGTGGTACAATGGAGGAACTACTGTACCTTGACATGCCTCGTGAATATCATAATGCATCTGGTCAGATTGTCCTGGATTATGCAAAAGCGATACAGGAAAGTGTTTTTGAGCAACTTCGTGTTGTTCGCGATGGCCAACTTCGAATTGTTTTTTCTCCAGACCTTAAG ATATGCTCATGGGAATTCTGTGCTCGACGGCATGAGGAACTTATACCTAGGAGATTATTGATACCTCAG GTTAGCCACCTTGGAGCGGCAGCTCAAAAGTACCAGTCTGCCATTCAAAACGCATCATCCAATTTATCAACTCCTGAATTGCAAAACAATTGTAACAT GTTTGTGGCTTCAGCACGACAATTAGCTAAAGCCTTGGAAGTTCCGCTGGTAAATGACTTGGGATATACAAAGAGATACGTACGTTGTCTACAG ATATCCGAAGTGGTTAATAGCATGAAGGACTTGATTGATTACAGCAAAGAAGCAAGGATTGGGCCAATGG ATAGTCTAGCCAAGTTTCCTCGGAGGACTAGTTCATCATCAGTGCTTACAAATCATGCTCAAGTTTCTAATGAGCAGCAACAACAGCAATCATCCATAGCCCATCACTCAAATAACAACCAGGGTCCTGTCCAGGCTTCTGCAGTGCAGCTTACGGGTAGCAATGGCGTGGCCAGTGTAAATAACATGGCCAACCAACCCTCAACATCAAACTCAGCGAGCACCATTGCTGGGCTTCTTCACCAGAATTCTATTAATTCCAGACAGCAGAACTCTTTGGCTGATGCTAGCAACTCATATGGGGGAAGTTCTGTTCAGATTCCATCTCCTGGTTCTTCCAGTACAATTCCACCTACGCAACTGAACCCTTCTACATTCCAGCCACCGACACCTTCATCATCTAACAATCTTTCACAACTATCGCATGCAGCTGTGAGGAATGGCAATCAGATGAGTGCTGCTAATTCTCCGGCAAATGTCTCTATACAACAACCTGCCTTATCTGGAGATGCTGATCCTAGTGATACACAGTCCTCCGTGCAAAAGATCTTACaagagatgatgatgaataaTCAAATGAATAGTCCGACAAGTCTGGTTGGTGTTGGTTCGGTGGtcaatgatatgaaaaacgtGAATGGGGTCTTACCTACAAGTAATCCAGGTCTCAACAACGGGAATTGTATTGGGGGAAACGGAGCAACCAACAGTGGCTCAGGAATGGGAGGAGGTGGATATGGATCAATGGGGAGTGGGCTTGGTCAGCCTGCCATGGTTAATGGAATGAGGACTGCAATGGGAAATAACTCCATTATGAACAGACGAATAGGAATGGCATCGCTCGCTCTTGAACAAAGCATGAATGGTCAACAACCGCAGGATATGGGAAACCAGCTTCTTAGTGGACTAGGAGCTGTGAATGGCTTTAGTAATCTCCAATTCGACTGGAAGCCGTCCCCATGA
- the LOC111808123 gene encoding bidirectional sugar transporter SWEET1-like → MDIPHFLFGVLGNATALFLFLSPMITFKRIIRSKSTEQFSGIPYVMTMLNCLLSAWYGLPFVSPHNLLVSTINGTGAVIEIVYVLVFLIYAPKKEKGKIGALFAFALGAFTAVALVSVFALHGKNRKLFCGLAASVFSIIMYGSPLSIMRTVIKTKSVEFMPFFLSLFVFLCGTSWFVYGLLGRDPFVAVPNGFGCGLGALQLILYFIYRDRQPDEKPTNMEMGLHKAPLEKPQATAKVDRDDQA, encoded by the exons ATGGATATTCCGCACTTCTTGTTCGGAGTTCTTG GAAATGCGACTGCTCTGTTTCTGTTCTTGTCGCCAAT GATTACTTTCAAGAGAATCATAAGGAGTAAATCGACGGAGCAATTCTCTGGCATTCCATACGTTATGACGATGCTGAATTGCCTTCTTTCCGCTTG GTACGGTCTACCATTTGTGTCCCCACACAACTTATTGGTATCAACGATCAACGGGACAGGAGCGGTGATTGAGATCGTTTACGTGTTGGTGTTCTTAATCTACGCGCcgaagaaggaaaaggggaaaatcGGAGCGCTGTTTGCATTTGCGCTTGGCGCTTTCACGGCCGTCGCGTTGGTGTCGGTTTTTGCGTTGCACGGCAAAAACAGAAAGTTGTTCTGTGGCTTGGCTGCTTCGGTTTTCTCCATCATCATGTACGGCTCGccactctccataatg AGAACAGTGATTAAGACGAAGAGCGTAGAGTTCATGCCATTTTTCCTGTCGCTGTTCGTGTTCTTGTGTGGGACATCTTGGTTCGTATACGGCCTTCTTGGCCGCGACCCATTTGTAGCT GTCCCAAATGGGTTCGGGTGTGGCTTGGGTGCATTGCAGCTGATTCTCTACTTCATCTACCGAGATCGCCAGCCCGATGAGAAGCCCACGAACATGGAGATGGGCCTGCACAAGGCCCCACTGGAGAAGCCGCAGGCCACCGCCAAAGTGGACCGTGATGATCAAGCCTAG